A window of Primulina huaijiensis isolate GDHJ02 chromosome 9, ASM1229523v2, whole genome shotgun sequence contains these coding sequences:
- the LOC140985422 gene encoding probable methyltransferase PMT15, with product MAICGNLTHYLSTKTKKTNLYCMALIVVLCSVSYLVGIWKNSRGGITYTTLLPSLPCTNDQFNKNPIETNIITLDFTAHHTAELLVPLSPEARAIHIPPCKAELSEYTPCQDSGRSLKFEREMLVYRERHCPEKKELLKCRIPAPHGYTTPSRWPESRDTVWYANVPHKHLTVEKAGQNWVRFEGDRFRFPGGGTMFPRGADAYIDDIAKLINLKDGSIRTAIDTGCGVASWGAYLLSRNILPISFAPKDTHEAQVQFALERGVPALIGILATERLPYPSRAFDIAHCSRCLIPWSQYDGLYLIEVDRILRPGGYWILSGPPVNWENHWKGWNRTRESLNEEQNGIENVARSLCWKKLVQKNDLAIWQKATNHMHCKLNRKVFRKPPFCQDQDPDKAWYTKMESCLTPLADVSDITETSGGQLANWPERLTAVPPRILSGSIKGVTGEIFGKDTELWKKRVSHYKAVDLQLAEPGRYRNLLDMNAYLGGFAAALVDDPAWVMNVVPVEVDVNTLGVIYERGLIGTYQNWCEAMSTYPRTYDFIHADSIFTLYKDRCEMEDILLEMDRILRPQGSVIIRDDVDVLVNVKSVVDGLQWDSRMTDHEGGPHVREKLLIATKQYWTAPATDKEAKQTAS from the exons ATGGCGATTTGTGGCAACTTAACCCACTACCTTTCTACCAAAACGAAGAAAACTAATCTCTATTGTATGGCTTTAATCGTCGTTCTTTGCTCCGTCTCCTATCTCGTCGGAATCTGGAAAAACAGCCGCGGGGGAATCACCTACACCACCCTCCTCCCTAGCCTTCCATGCACAAATGACCAATTCAACAAGAACCCGATTGAAACCAATATAATCACTCTCGACTTCACCGCCCACCACACGGCGGAGCTCCTCGTCCCGCTTTCTCCGGAGGCGCGTGCCATCCACATCCCTCCATGCAAAGCTGAATTGTCCGAGTACACGCCGTGCCAGGATTCTGGGAGGTCATTGAAGTTCGAGAGGGAGATGCTTGTTTACAGAGAAAGGCATTGCCCCGAGAAGAAAGAGCTGCTCAAGTGTAGAATCCCGGCGCCGCACGGGTACACGACGCCGTCCCGGTGGCCGGAGAGCAGGGACACGGTGTGGTATGCCAACGTTCCGCATAAGCATCTGACGGTGGAGAAAGCGGGACAGAATTGGGTCCGATTCGAAGGAGATCGGTTCAGATTCCCCGGTGGCGGGACTATGTTTCCACGTGGCGCCGATGCTTACATCGATGACATCGCCAAGCTGATTAATCTAAAGGATGGCTCTATCAGGACGGCGATTGATACTGGCTGTGGG GTTGCTAGTTGGGGTGCTTATTTGCTCTCTAGAAACATTCTACCCATCTCTTTTGCACCAAAAGATACGCATGAAGCACAAGTTCAATTCGCCCTCGAACGTGGAGTTCCAGCTCTCATTGGAATTTTGGCCACCGAGAGGCTCCCCTATCCTTCTCGAGCTTTCGACATAGCACATTGCTCCCGATGCCTAATCCCGTGGAGCCAATATG ATGGACTATACTTGATTGAAGTAGACCGGATTTTACGTCCGGGTGGGTATTGGATCCTCTCCGGCCCTCCGGTTAACTGGGAGAATCATTGGAAGGGGTGGAACAGAACTAGAGAAAGCCTGAATGAAGAGCAAAATGGGATTGAGAATGTGGCAAGAAGCCTTTGTTGGAAGAAATTGGTGCAGAAAAATGATCTTGCTATTTGGCAGAAGGCTACTAATCATATGCATTGTAAATTGAATAGGAAAGTCTTTAGGAAGCCTCCCTTTTGCCAGGATCAAGATCCAGATAAAGCTTG GTACACTAAGATGGAATCCTGTTTGACTCCCTTGGCCGACGTATCCGACATCACGGAAACATCCGGTGGACAACTAGCTAATTGGCCGGAAAGATTAACCGCTGTCCCACCAAGAATCCTAAGCGGGAGCATAAAGGGTGTCACGGGAGAAATTTTTGGCAAAGACACTGAACTTTGGAAGAAGAGAGTGTCTCATTACAAGGCTGTAGACCTTCAGTTGGCAGAGCCAGGAAGGTACAGAAACTTGCTTGATATGAATGCATATTTAGGAGGCTTTGCAGCAGCATTGGTCGATGATCCCGCATGGGTTATGAATGTTGTCCCTGTCGAGGTTGATGTGAATACCCTCGGAGTTATCTACGAACGTGGATTGATAGGAACTTATCAGAACTG GTGTGAAGCTATGTCAACTTATCCAAGAACATACGACTTCATCCATGCCGATTCAATATTCACACTATACAAGGATAG ATGCGAAATGGAAGATATTCTATTGGAAATGGATAGGATTTTACGGCCACAAGGTAGCGTGATCATACGGGACGATGTCGATGTTCTAGTGAATGTTAAGAGTGTAGTAGATGGACTCCAATGGGACAGCAGAATGACTGATCACGAAGGTGGTCCTCATGTTAGGGAGAAGCTTTTGATTGCTACTAAACAATACTGGACAGCTCCTGCAACTGATAAAGAAGCAAAACAAACAGCTTCATAG
- the LOC140985167 gene encoding F-box protein At4g00755-like — protein MDREKVEIKIDFLQCLETDMSLHIMSFLDDPVDIVRASATSHFWRHFVITNGLAKKLCLKYFPQLANIVGIIKESGESIDSVEEEMNDAMEWKILERDHQAYASLHQALTKSNVSPKDCISNAISASSTDNYPDESVVNTLNPRDRFIRRASYWSSKGQSNPAAPESLIYKLRDGIWVITEIDIQPFEAFFQAGKPIYSAKFVRFRIGYSKNPNEIEKDASHKCADDKFLWSYTSPRFPMMQENSLQPFKLPEPVLCIGGYLQIELLGRVQTQEMDGLFYICICYVRVLGRPLFPAFDIELVEPDRKFLLKHYPENLSSVLQASPSDEIPNMRRFEEEMLWERIGLLENLLRGIQQGPNNPFLWEEDEDDINGLIL, from the exons ATGGATCGTGAAAAGGTGGAGATTAAAATTGATTTCTTGCAATGCCTTGAGACCGACATGTCCTTACATATCATGAGCTTCTTGGATGATCCTGTGGATATAGTTCGTGCAAGTGCTACCTCACACTTTTGGCGCCATTTCG TAATTACAAATGGACTTGCGAAAAAATTATGCTTGAAATATTTCCCACAACTCGCCAACATTGTTGGTATCATTAAAGAGAGTGGAGAATCAATAGATTCGGTTGAGGAAGAGATGAATGATGCCATGGAATGGAAGATTCTTGAACGTGATCACCAGGCTTATGCTTCTCTACACCAGGCTCTCACAAAATCAAATGTTTCTCCTAAAGATTGCATATCAAATGCTATTAGCGCGTCCAGCACTGATAATTATCCCGATGAAAGTGTTGTTAATACTTTGAATCCGAGGGACAGATTTATCCGGCGAGCGTCATACTGGTCAAGTAAAGGACAAAGTAATCCTGCTGCCCCGGAGTCATTAATATATAAACTGCGGGACGGTATTTGGGTTATTACTGAAATTGATATCCAACCTTTTGAAG CTTTTTTCCAGGCTGGAAAACCTATATACTCTGCGAAATTTGTTAGATTTCGCATCGGTTATTCTAAAAACCCAAATGAGATTGAAAAGGATGCCTCCCACAAATGTGCTGATGACAAGTTTTTGTGGAGTTACACTTCTCCACGGTTTCCAATGATGCAG GAAAATAGCTTGCAACCATTTAAGCTACCAGAACCTGTTCTTTGTATCGGTGGATATTTACAGATCGAGCTATTGGGTAGGGTTCAAACACAAGAAATGGATGGATTATTCTATATATG CATATGTTATGTACGAGTTCTGGGCCGCCCCCTTTTTCCTGCATTCGACATAGAGCTTGTTGAACCAGACAGGAAGTTCTTATTGAAGCATTACCCCGAAAATCTTAGCTCGGTTCTGCAAGCCTCACCAAGCGACGAAATCCCTAATATGCGACGCTTTGAAGAAGAGATGCTGTGGGAGCGAATAGGTCTACTGGAGAATCTACTACGTGGTATTCAACAAGGCCCGAATAATCCCTTCCTTTGggaagaagatgaagatgatatAAACGGTCTTATTTTGTAA
- the LOC140984145 gene encoding F-box protein At4g00755-like isoform X2, whose amino-acid sequence MIANSICKNLWLKKVPSFYYVDHVVEEKRGRNICMYVMPMNPINWEILEMEHNIYSTLLQALAKPVIARKECVSYVVGASSTDTTTVQNIVNVLSPTDRYDWGHSYWSSKGQTDPNMPESILFKLNADVCVVSEIGIRPFKVSWEPGSPVYSADSVRFRMGHPRSIAQLEFGNCLHPFQFNADDYIWTYTSPKFAMTQESCIQVFEFPQPAVCVGGYLLIELFGRTKRQETDGLFYIRLGYIRVLGDPLPPVFLLKMDTSGNLVLKYSPNTLESFLRNPFVDKVQTEHQPEDETMNSPRLQAFLPRFLDDFDEDENE is encoded by the exons A TGATTGCAAATAGCATTTGCAAAAATCTATGGCTCAAAAAGGTTCCTTCATTTTACTATGTTGACCATGTGGTTGAAGAAAAGAGAGGACGGAATATATGCATGTATGTAATGCCGATGAATCCCATCAACTGGGAGATTCTTGAGATGGAGCACAACATATATTCTACTCTCCTTCAGGCTCTGGCGAAACCTGTGATTGCTCGAAAGGAATGTGTATCATATGTAGTTGGTGCTTCTAGCACAGATACTACAACGGTGCAAAATATTGTTAATGTTCTGTCACCCACTGACAGATATGACTGGGGTCATTCCTACTGGTCAAGTAAAGGACAGACTGATCCTAACATGCCTGAGTCTATTTTATTCAAGTTAAATGCCGATGTTTGTGTTGTTAGTGAGATTGGCATACGACCATTTAAAG TGTCATGGGAACCTGGAAGTCCCGTGTATTCAGCCGACTCTGTGCGATTCCGCATGGGCCATCCTAGGTCCATAGCACAATTGGAATTTGGCAATTGTCTTCATCCATTTCAGTTTAATGCGGACGATTATATATGGACATATACTTCACCCAAGTTTGCTATGACACAG GAATCTTGCATTCAAGTATTTGAGTTCCCACAACCTGCTGTATGCGTGGGTGGTTATCTGCTGATCGAACTATTTGGTCGGACTAAGAGGCAAGAAACTGATGGGTTATTCTATATACG TTTGGGTTACATTAGAGTTCTCGGTGATCCACTGCCTCCTGTGTTTTTGCTCAAGATGGACACATCTGGAAATCTCGTGCTTAAGTACAGTCCTAACACCCTCGAATCATTTCTGCGAAACCCTTTTGTCGATAAAGTGCAAACAGAACATCAACCAGAGGATGAAACAATGAACTCACCTCGGCTGCAGGCTTTTTTGCCCAGATttcttgatgattttgatgaagatGAAAACGAATAG
- the LOC140984145 gene encoding F-box protein At4g00755-like isoform X1, with translation MENRINFVECLETDVVLSILKFLDDPSDIIRATSVSRSWHHFVIANSICKNLWLKKVPSFYYVDHVVEEKRGRNICMYVMPMNPINWEILEMEHNIYSTLLQALAKPVIARKECVSYVVGASSTDTTTVQNIVNVLSPTDRYDWGHSYWSSKGQTDPNMPESILFKLNADVCVVSEIGIRPFKVSWEPGSPVYSADSVRFRMGHPRSIAQLEFGNCLHPFQFNADDYIWTYTSPKFAMTQESCIQVFEFPQPAVCVGGYLLIELFGRTKRQETDGLFYIRLGYIRVLGDPLPPVFLLKMDTSGNLVLKYSPNTLESFLRNPFVDKVQTEHQPEDETMNSPRLQAFLPRFLDDFDEDENE, from the exons ATGGAGAACCGGATAAATTTTGTGGAGTGCTTGGAAACTGATGTGGTTTTGAGTATCCTGAAATTCTTGGATGATCCATCCGACATCATTCGTGCTACTTCAGTCTCACGCTCTTGGCATCATTTTG TGATTGCAAATAGCATTTGCAAAAATCTATGGCTCAAAAAGGTTCCTTCATTTTACTATGTTGACCATGTGGTTGAAGAAAAGAGAGGACGGAATATATGCATGTATGTAATGCCGATGAATCCCATCAACTGGGAGATTCTTGAGATGGAGCACAACATATATTCTACTCTCCTTCAGGCTCTGGCGAAACCTGTGATTGCTCGAAAGGAATGTGTATCATATGTAGTTGGTGCTTCTAGCACAGATACTACAACGGTGCAAAATATTGTTAATGTTCTGTCACCCACTGACAGATATGACTGGGGTCATTCCTACTGGTCAAGTAAAGGACAGACTGATCCTAACATGCCTGAGTCTATTTTATTCAAGTTAAATGCCGATGTTTGTGTTGTTAGTGAGATTGGCATACGACCATTTAAAG TGTCATGGGAACCTGGAAGTCCCGTGTATTCAGCCGACTCTGTGCGATTCCGCATGGGCCATCCTAGGTCCATAGCACAATTGGAATTTGGCAATTGTCTTCATCCATTTCAGTTTAATGCGGACGATTATATATGGACATATACTTCACCCAAGTTTGCTATGACACAG GAATCTTGCATTCAAGTATTTGAGTTCCCACAACCTGCTGTATGCGTGGGTGGTTATCTGCTGATCGAACTATTTGGTCGGACTAAGAGGCAAGAAACTGATGGGTTATTCTATATACG TTTGGGTTACATTAGAGTTCTCGGTGATCCACTGCCTCCTGTGTTTTTGCTCAAGATGGACACATCTGGAAATCTCGTGCTTAAGTACAGTCCTAACACCCTCGAATCATTTCTGCGAAACCCTTTTGTCGATAAAGTGCAAACAGAACATCAACCAGAGGATGAAACAATGAACTCACCTCGGCTGCAGGCTTTTTTGCCCAGATttcttgatgattttgatgaagatGAAAACGAATAG
- the LOC140985349 gene encoding WAT1-related protein At4g01440-like isoform X1 — translation MNCIESWKPVAAMVAVEFALAILNILFKKAMDGGMNHGIIVVYRQSISTIFLTPFAYIWERSSWSKLNIWLLGQIFLCALFGMTLTQYLFLVGLDYTSATFMCAFINMVPVFTFVLALPLGMESVKMNSKSGKAKFFGTLTCIVGVLILALYRGMPLIYSASNAAKKLEKPRNWGVGSVFLCAGGLAWSSWFLIQARIGQNYSHRYSSTSIMSFFSAVQSVVLCFFTIDRKNIISVWILRGELQILSVVYAGVVASGVCYVVMSCCVKQKGPVFTSAFTPLIQIFAAIFDVAVLHEDIYLGSIVGSLVVVVGMYGLLWGKSRDQETPSTDKNDSGQEPRN, via the exons ATGAATTGCATTGAAAGCTGGAAGCCTGTGGCTGCAATGGTAGCTGTTGAATTTGCTTTGGCAATTCTAAACATACTGTTCAAGAAGGCAATGGATGGAGGGATGAACCACGGGATCATAGTCGTTTACAGGCAATCCATATCTACTATTTTTTTGACCCCATTTGCCTATATCTGGGAAAG GAGTAGCTGGAGTAAGCTGAATATTTGGCTGTTGGGTCAGATTTTTTTGTGTGCATTGTTCGG GATGACGTTAACGCAGTACCTGTTCTTGGTTGGGCTTGATTATACCTCGGCAACATTCATGTGTGCTTTCATAAATATGGTGCCAGTGTTTACGTTTGTGCTTGCATTGCCCTTAGG GATGGAGAGTGTGAAAATGAACAGCAAGAGTGGGAAAGCTAAGTTTTTTGGCACACTAACCTGCATCGTTGGAGTTTTGATACTCGCACTCTACAGAGGGATGCCATTAATATACTCCGCATCGAATGCGGCTAAAAAACTTGAAAAACCAAGAAACTGGGGCGTGGGTTCGGTGTTTCTATGTGCAGGAGGCCTGGCTTGGTCTTCGTGGTTTCTAATCCAGGCCAGGATTGGACAGAATTACTCTCATCGATATTCCAGCACCTCCATTATGTCCTTTTTCAGTGCTGTCCAGTCTGTTGTTTTGTGCTTCTTCACAATCGACAGAAAGAACATTATTTCTGTTTGGATTCTTAGAGGAGAATTACAGATTCTAAGTGTCGTGTACGCT GGCGTAGTGGCTTCGGGCGTATGCTATGTGGTCATGTCATGTTGTGTTAAACAAAAGGGACCTGTTTTTACCTCAGCTTTTACTCCTTTGATTCAAATTTTTGCTGCCATTTTCGATGTTGCGGTATTGCATGAAGACATTTACCTCGGAAG CATTGTAGGATCCCTTGTAGTCGTTGTGGGCATGTATGGTCTTCTTTGGGGCAAAAGCAGAGATCAAGAGACTCCAAGTACAGATAAAAATGATTCCGGCCAAGAaccaagaaattaa
- the LOC140985349 gene encoding WAT1-related protein At4g01440-like isoform X2, producing MNCIESWKPVAAMVAVEFALAILNILFKKAMDGGMNHGIIVVYRQSISTIFLTPFAYIWERSSWSKLNIWLLGQIFLCALFGMTLTQYLFLVGLDYTSATFMCAFINMVPVFTFVLALPLGMESVKMNSKSGKAKFFGTLTCIVGVLILALYRGMPLIYSASNAAKKLEKPRNWGVGSVFLCAGGLAWSSWFLIQARIGQNYSHRYSSTSIMSFFSAVQSVVLCFFTIDRKNIISVWILRGELQILSVVYAGVVASGVCYVVMSCCVKQKGPVFTSAFTPLIQIFAAIFDVAVLHEDIYLGRIPCSRCGHVWSSLGQKQRSRDSKYR from the exons ATGAATTGCATTGAAAGCTGGAAGCCTGTGGCTGCAATGGTAGCTGTTGAATTTGCTTTGGCAATTCTAAACATACTGTTCAAGAAGGCAATGGATGGAGGGATGAACCACGGGATCATAGTCGTTTACAGGCAATCCATATCTACTATTTTTTTGACCCCATTTGCCTATATCTGGGAAAG GAGTAGCTGGAGTAAGCTGAATATTTGGCTGTTGGGTCAGATTTTTTTGTGTGCATTGTTCGG GATGACGTTAACGCAGTACCTGTTCTTGGTTGGGCTTGATTATACCTCGGCAACATTCATGTGTGCTTTCATAAATATGGTGCCAGTGTTTACGTTTGTGCTTGCATTGCCCTTAGG GATGGAGAGTGTGAAAATGAACAGCAAGAGTGGGAAAGCTAAGTTTTTTGGCACACTAACCTGCATCGTTGGAGTTTTGATACTCGCACTCTACAGAGGGATGCCATTAATATACTCCGCATCGAATGCGGCTAAAAAACTTGAAAAACCAAGAAACTGGGGCGTGGGTTCGGTGTTTCTATGTGCAGGAGGCCTGGCTTGGTCTTCGTGGTTTCTAATCCAGGCCAGGATTGGACAGAATTACTCTCATCGATATTCCAGCACCTCCATTATGTCCTTTTTCAGTGCTGTCCAGTCTGTTGTTTTGTGCTTCTTCACAATCGACAGAAAGAACATTATTTCTGTTTGGATTCTTAGAGGAGAATTACAGATTCTAAGTGTCGTGTACGCT GGCGTAGTGGCTTCGGGCGTATGCTATGTGGTCATGTCATGTTGTGTTAAACAAAAGGGACCTGTTTTTACCTCAGCTTTTACTCCTTTGATTCAAATTTTTGCTGCCATTTTCGATGTTGCGGTATTGCATGAAGACATTTACCTCGGAAG GATCCCTTGTAGTCGTTGTGGGCATGTATGGTCTTCTTTGGGGCAAAAGCAGAGATCAAGAGACTCCAAGTACAGATAA